CGGGTCGTACGTCGAGAGGCGGAAGTCGGCGCTGTCGGTGACGTCGACGTCGCTGAGCCCCGTGCCGTTCAGCCACAGCCGCCGCCTCGTCGCCCCGGTCTGTCCGGTCTCGATCAGGAACCGGTATCCGAGCTCGGTGTTCACCACCGGCACGCTCGCGCGCCACCAGATCTCGTCGCCGTCCTCCCGGTCCACCTGCGCTTCGGTGTAGGCCGGCTCGCCGTCGGGGGTGGTGCGAACGTGGACTCCGCGCGCCGCCAGGGCTTTCGACGTTCGTACGAACACCTCGGCCTTCTCCCCGACGCGGGGCGCGGGATCGCCGACGTACAAAGGCGAGCCGTCGTGGTGGGCCGAGGGACCGAGAGCGGGGGGATTCACGACGCAGACGCTAGGCAAACGTGTCGTGATCCGTAAGGGGTTGCCGATGTTTGCCGCCGTGTTTCACTCTTTTGCTTCCGTGTTTCGCAACGCAACACCTATAGTGCGGCGCATGTCTTCTCGACTCGACGACATAGCCCGCCAGGCCGGGGTCAGCAAAGCCACGGTCTCCCGCGTGCTCAACGAGCGTCCCGGTGTCAGTCCCCAGCTGCGCAAGGCGGTGCTGACCGCCCTTGACGTCCTGGGCTACGAACGCCCCTCCCGCCTGCGCCCGCGCAGCGCCGGCCTGGTCGGCCTGCTCCTGCCGGAGCTGGAGAGCCCGATCTACCCGCTGTGCGCGCAGGTCATCGAGACCAACCTGTCCCGGCAGGGCTTCACGCCGGTGCTGTGCTCCCAGACGCCTGAGGGCGCGGGGGAGGACGAGTACGTCGGCATGCTGCTGGACCGCGGCGTCTCCGGCGTCATCTTCGTCTCCGGCATGCACGCCGACTCCGGCCAGGACCACTCCCGCTACCGGGACCTGGTGGCCCAGCGGCTGCCCCTGGTGTTCGTCAACGGCTTCATCCCGAACCTGGAGGCGCCGTTCATCTCCTGCGACGACCGCGCCGCCGGCGAGCTGGCCGTGGCGCACCTGGCCGAGCTCGGGCACCGCCGCATCGGGCTGCTGCTGTCCTCCGACCGGCACATCCCGGCCCGCCGGCAGCTGTCCGGCTACCGCACCGCGATGGAGACCGGCTTCGGCGCCGGCGGCTACGACCCGGACCTGGTGGACATCTCCTTCCCCGGCGTCGAGGGCGGGTACGCCGGGGCTTCCAGGCTGTTGCAGCGCAACGTCACGGCCATCGTCTGCGGCTCGGACATGATGGCGCTGGGTGCGATCAGAGCGCTGAGGCAACACCACAAGCGGGTCCCGGAGGACGTTTCCGTGATCGGTTACGACGATTCGGTCCTCATGGGCTACACCGATCCGCCGCTGACCACCGTGCGCCAGCCGGTGCTGTCGATGGGCGTCGCCGCAGCCCGGACGCTGATCGACCAGATCCGCGGGGTCACCATCCGCAAGACCGAGTCGCTGTTCTTCCCGGAGTTGGTCGTGCGGGCCTCCACGGGGCCTCTTGCAGAAACGTAGAAACAGCGGTGCACGGATCTGAAACGGCGACGCAAGAAGCTGCAACGGATTGTCCGGCCCGAGTTTCCGGTTAGGGTCTGCCGTGTTAACAGCGAGTCACGGCCGGATCCCGCTGCGATCAATGCTCTGACCTGTAGCGCAGAGGCCGGGCGTCGGGTGCCTCCCATTGCCCGCCCTGCCTACCTTCCCTTTCCGCAACCACTGACCAAAGGGGTCATGGTGAGATTCCGTCCCTCCTTGACGACCGCCGCTGTCGCGGTCGTAGCGGCAGCTCTTTCCCTGACCGGCTGCTCGAGCTCGGCCTCGAAGTCCGCCTCGAGTTCGAGCTCCACGCCGACCGCGTCGTCTGCGTCGTCCTCCAGCTCCTCCGCGGCGGCTGCGCCGTCCTCGTCCTCCAGCGCGCCGCCGGTCCGCGACCCCAACACGGACCTGGTGATCTGGACCGACGCCCAGCGTGCCCCGGTGCTCCAGCAGTTCGCACAGAGCTTCGCCGCCGCCAACGGCATATCGGTGAGCGTCCAGCCGGTGGCCACCGACCTGCAGTCGGCGTACGTCACCGCCACCGCCGCCGGCAAGGGCCCGGACATCGTGGTCGGCGCCACCGACTGGATCGGCAACCTGGTACAGAACGGCGCCATCGCGCCGCTGCCGCTGACCGCCGGGCAGAAGGGCTCCTTCGAGGCCACCGCGCTGAACGCCGTCACCTACAACGGCCAGGTCTACGGCGTGCCCTACGCGACGGAGAACCTCGCGCTGATCACCAACACCGGCGAGGCCGCGGCGAACCCGGCGACGTTCGAGGACATGGTGGCCAACGGCCAGGCCGCGGTGAAGGCCGGCAAGGCCTCCGAGGCGCTGGCGATGCAGATCGGCCAGCAGGGCGACCCCTACACCGCGCAGCCGCTGATGGGCTCGGCCGGCGGCTCCATCTTCGGCACCAAGGCCGACGGCAGCTACGACCCCGCGCAGGTGGGCGTCGACGGCACCGGCGCCAAGGCGTTCGCCGCGCAGCTGGCCAAGTACGGCGAGAAGGGCCAGAACGTCTTCAAGCGCTCCATCGACGCCAACAACGCGGTGTCGCTGTTCACCTCCGGCAAGTCCCCGTACCTGATCTCCGGCCCCTGGGCCCTGGAGCAGGTCCGCAAGGCCGGCCTGAAGTACGCGATCAGCCCGGTCCCCGGCTTCGCCGGCATGGGCCCCTCGCAGCCGTTCGTCGGCGTGCAGGCCTTCTACGTCTCGGCCAAGGCCAAGAACACCGCGATCGCGCAGGAGTTCACGCTGAACTACCTGACCAAGAAGGACGTCGAGGAAGCCCTTTACAAGGTCGACCCGCGCGCGCCGGCCCTGACCGAGGCCTACAACGACGTGTCCAAGACCGACCCGGACATCGCCGCCTTCCAGGCCGCGGCCGCGCACGGCGTGGTGCTCCCGCAGATCCCCGCGATGTCCGCGGTGTGGGGCCCGCTCGGGATCGCCGAGGCCGCGATCGTCGGCGGCGCGGACCCGAACACGTCGATGACGAACGCCGCGACGCAGATCAAGGCCGCCATCGCCAAGGGCTAGCAGACCTGAAGTCCCTTTCCACCCCCCAAAACCTTCGTGCGGTGCGGTGTCCCGACCTTGCCCCCGGGCCGCCGCACCGCGCGGAGCCGACAGAAAGCAGGGGAACGGCCCATGACTGCAGCCCCCTATGAGCGCGCCGCGCGCTTGTCGTGGCCGCGGGTCGTCTTCGTCGGGCTGGTCGCGGCCTTCGCGGTCCTCACGATCCCGACGCTGGTCGACAAGCACTCGTGGACCGGGGTGGCGATCAGCGTCGCGGTCACCGCGATCCTGGCCTACGTCTACCTGACCCCGAAGCGGATAGCCGCCCGGTTCCTGGTGCCCGGCACCATCTTGCTGCTGGCGTTCCAGGTCTACCCGGTCGCCTACACGATCACGACCGCCTTCACCAACTACGGCGACGGACACCGGCTGAGCCAGTCCCAGGCCGTGGCGCAGATCGAGGCCGACTCCGTGCTGGAGCAGCCCGGCGCGCAGCGCTACGAGCTGTCGGTGGCGACCAAGACCACTGATACCTCCGGCGCCTTCGTCTTCTTCCTCACCGACCCGAACGGCAAGGTCGAGCGCGGCGACGCCTCCGGCCTCACCCCGGTGCCGGACTCGCAGGTCACCAAGGACCAGTTCACCGGCAAGGTGACGACCGCGGCCGGCTGGCACATCCTGACCGGCATCCAGGTCAACGGCCTGGGCCAGCGGCTGTCGACCTTCGCGGTGCCGACCTCCGGCGGCTTCATCAAGTCCGTGGGCCTGTCGGAGGCGTACATCGGCCAGTTCACGATGAAGTACGACGCCGCCGCGCACACCATGACGGACACCCGGACCAGCACCGTCTATAAGGCCTCCGGCGGGGAGTTCAAAGCGGCCGACGGCTCCGGCAAGACGCTGCCGATCGGCTGGAAGGTCGGCGTCGGGTTCAAGAACTTCACCTCGGTGCTGACCGACGCGGCCATCCGCGGGCCGTTCCTGAGGGTCCTGATATGGACGATCGCCTTCGCCGTCCTGTCGGTGCTCACCACGTTCGCCCTGGGGCTGCTGCTCGCGGTGGTCATGGACCATCCGCGGATGCGAGGCCGCAAGCTCTACAGCTCCCTGCTCCTGCTGCCCTACGCGATGCCGGCGTTCATCACCACGCTGGTCTGGTCGAGTATGTACAACAAGGACTTCGGCCTGCTGAACAAGCTGTTCGGCACGCACATCGACTGGCTCGGCAGCCCGTGGGCCGCGCGCGGCTCGGTGCTGCTGACCAACCTGTGGCTCGGCTTCCCCTACATGTTCCTGGTCTGCGCGGGCCTGTTGCAGGCGGTGCCGCAGGAGCTGAAGGAGGTCGCACGGGTCGACGGCGCCTCGGCGGTCCGGGTGTTCCGCTCGGTCACCATGCCCACGGTGCTCATCGGCGCGATGCCGCTGCTGATCGCCTCCTTCGGCTACAACTTCAACAACTTCAACCTGATCCGGCTGCTGACCGACGGCGGTCCCTATCCCTCCGGCAGTTCCACGGCCGGCGACACGGACATCCTGATCAGCTACACCTACCGGCTGGCGTTCGGCGGGCAGGGCGCGCAGTACGGCCTGGCCTCGGCGATCTCGTTCCTGATCTTCGTGCTGGTCGGCCTGATCACCTACGGCGGCTTCCGGCAGACCCGGCAGCTGGAGGAGGTGTACGCGCGATGAGAGAGCATCTGTGGTGGCGCCACCTGATAGGCCTGGCGGCCCTGGTCTTCGCGCTCGTCCCGATCCTGTTCCTGATCTCCGCGGCGCTGAACCCCATCGGCACGCTGTCCACGACCTCGCTGCTGCCCAGCGGCGCCAGCTTCTCCAACTTCAGCAAGCTGTTCCACGATCCGAACTCGCCGTATGTCCGGTGGTATGTCAATACTCTGGTGATCTGCGGGGTCTCGGCGGTCCTCAATGTCCTGATCGGCGTGAGCGGTGCGTATGCCTTCTCCCGGCTGCGCTTCCGGGGGCGGCGGCCCGGGCTCACCGGGATCATGCTCGTCCAGATGTTCCCCAACTTCATCTCGCTGACCGCGCTGTACCTGACGTTCATCAGCATCGGCGGGGTGCTGCCGGCCTTCGGCCTGAACACCTCGCTGGGTCTGATCCTGGTCTACCTCGGCGGCGCGATGGGCGTGAACACCTGGCTGCTCAAGGGCTATCTCGACACCATCCCGAAGGAGCTCGACGAGTCCGCGCGCATCGACGGCGCCACCGAGACGCAGGTGTTCTTCAAGGTGGTCCTGCCGCTGGCGCGGCCGATGCTGGTGGTCGTCGGGCTGTTCTCGTTCGTGTCGTTCCTCAACGAGATCCTGCTGGCCGGGGTGTTCCTCACCGACACCACCCACAAGACGCTGGCCGTCGGCCTGTACGGCCTGGTCTCCGGCAACCACAACACCGACTACGGCGAGTTCGCCGCCGGGTCGCTGCTCGCCGGTATTCCTGTCGTCCTGATCTACCTCTACCTGCAGAAGTATCTCGTCAAGGGCTTGACGGCAGGCGCCGTCAAGGGCTGATTCGCTGATCCGCACGATTCGTATAGGAGAGGCACCATGCACAGACGCCGCAGACTCTTATTCGCCGGCACGGCGGTGAGCCTGGCCGCGGCCACCGCGGTGACCGTCGCCGCGACCCCCAGTCAGGCCACCCCGATGCGGTCCGCCACCGCCGCCACCACCACAGTCAATACGGCCAGCGCCGCCACCGCCGCGCTGAGCTCGACGCCGGTCAGCACCGGCGACATGACCTCCGACGTGATCTACCAGCTGTTGACCGACCGCTTCTACGACGGCGACACCAGCAACGACAACCCGTCGTCCTCGCCGAACCTGAACGACTCCAGCCACAACAACTGGCAGGAGTACTGGGGCGGCGACTTCGCCGGCGTCACCGCGAAGATGCAGTACCTGTCGGACCTCGGCGTCGGCGCCATCTGGATCTCGCCGCCGGTGCAGAACGTCAACGTGCCGGTCCCGGACTCCACGACCGGAGCCACGACCGCGGGCTACCACGGTTACTGGGGCATGGATTTCTACACCCCCGAGCCGCACTTCGGGCAGTGGGCGGACTTCGACGCCATGGTGGCCGCGGCGCACGCCAAGGGCATCAAGGTGATCATGGACTGGGCGGTCAACGACACCAACCCCGAGGACACCAGCAACCCGAACTACGGGGCCGGCGGCGCGCTGAAGCAGAACGGGACCACGCTGTCGACGTACGACAACGACCCGAACGGCTACTTCCACCACAACGGCGGCGTCGCGGACTACAACAACCTGTACGACGTCGAGTACCAGAACCTGTTCAACCTGGCCGACCTGGCGCAGGAGAACCCGGCGGTCACGAACTACGTGCAGGGCGCCGTCGACACCTGGCTCGGCCACGGCGTGGACGGCATCCGCATGGACGCCGTGAAGCACATGCCCGGCGGCTGGCTCAAGGGCTACGTCGACCACATCGAGAACTCGCACAGCGTGTTCATGTACGGCGAGTGGGCCGACCCGAGCACCGCGGCGCTGTGGCCGAACGAGGTGAAGTTCGCCAACACCGACGGGCAGTCGCTGGAGAACTTCGACCTGAACACCGCTGAGCGCGACGTGTTCGCCGACAACGCCAACATGTCCGAGCTGGACTCCGAGCTCAGCCGCCAGCAGAGTTCGATCAACTGGTCGAACGACCTGGTGGACTTCGTCGACAGCCAGGACGAGAACCGCTTCTTGTCCATCAACAACAACACCACGCTCCTGGACCAGGCGACCGTGGTGAACATGACCGTGCCGGGCATCCCGTCGGTGTACTACGGCGACGAGAACTACCTGCACAACGACACCACGAACTCCTTCGGCCAGGTCGGCGGCGACCCCTACAACCGGCCGATGGTCAGCTCGTTCGCGGAGAACAGCCGCAACTTCGGCATCACCCAGAAGCTGGCCGCCCTGCGCAAGAGCAACCCCGCCCTGCGCTACGGCAGCTCGACGCAGCGCTGGATCAACAACGACGTGTACGTGTACGAACGCAAGTTCTACAACGACACGGTCCTGGTCGCGGTGAACAAGAGCACGTCGGCGACCTACCCGTTGACCAGCCTGAACACCGCGCTGCCGGCCGGCAGCTACAACGACGTGCTCGGCGGCGCCCTCGGCGGCGGCACCCTGACCGTCACCGCGGGCACCGGCGGCAACAACCCGACCGGGGCCTACACGCTGAACCCGGGCCAGGCCGCGGTGTGGTCGTACACCGCCCCGGCGGGCTCCACCCCGCAGGTCGGCAACATCGGCCCGACCATCGGCCACAGCGGCGACGTCGTCGCCGTCACCGGCACCGACTTCGGGACCACCGCCGGCACCGCCACGGTCGGCGGCGTCGCGGCGACGGTGAAGTACTGGTCGAACACCGAGGTGGACCTGGCGATCCCGTCGGGCGCCGCCGCCGGACTGGACCAGGTGGTCCTCACGTCCTCTGGAAGCGTTGCCGGCAACGGAATCTCGTACCACGTGGAGTCGGGGACACAGGTCCCTGTGACGTTCACCGTGACCGGCACCTCGACCTCGCCCGGTGACGAGATCTACCTGGCCGGCGACGACGACGAACTGGGCAACTGGAGCACCGACACCTCGGTCGCGATCGGGCCGCTGCTCGACCCGAACTACCCGACGTGGTTCTCCCTGGCCAGCGTCCCGGCCGGGGCGAACATCCAGTTCAAGTTCTTCATCAAGCACACGGACGGGACGGTCACCTGGGAGGGCGGATCGAACCACACGTATACCGTTCCGAGCTCCGGGACGGGGAACGTGACGGTCGCTTGGTGAGGTGCATCGCTGATCCGCGTTGAACGATCCGCGTTGAACGATCCGCGATGAAACAGGCGGCGACCGGGTTGAGGGGCCCGGTCGCCGCCGCGCGGCTACCGTGAGCGGCATGAAGCTGCCCGACGTAGTGGAACCCGAACCTGAGCGCCCCTTCGCGCAGCTGCTCTGGTCGCTGCGACGGCTCGGATTCCCGCTGCTGCCGCACGACGTCCGTTTGGCGCGGATACAAGAGGTCGTCGATCGGGAGGCGTCGCGCAAGGCGCTTCGGGTGTTCGGTCTGGAAGGCGTCACCGTGACCGGGCTGGGGTCGGTTCCGCCGGGCGACAGCTCCGTCGATTCTTTGGAGCTGCGGCCGTCCAAGCACGGCGGCTCGCTGCTGTCGCGGTGGTCCAGGACCGGCAGGCTCGGGTGGGACGGGCAGCTGCTGACCGTGGAGAGCGCGGCCGGGGACGTGGTGCGGCTCAGGCCTTCCGGAGACGGAGTGCAGCCGGGCTACCGGGCCGACGAGGTCGCGCGTACCGGGGTGCGGCCCAGCCCGGCGCTCACGGAGTGCCCGTCGGCGGTGGTGGAGATCGCCGCTGTGGCGGTGGAAGGGCAGCGCATGCAACGGCTGCTCTTCCTGGACGAGGCTTCCCGCTGCCTGGCCGTGACGCCGGCCGCCGGCCTGTCCGAGGACGGCGTGGCCGACCTGGCCCGGCACGCGGGGATTGGGTTCCGTGTCTACTGGATCTCGCTGGGACGAAGGGTTCCCAGCTCGCTTGTCCGGCTTCAGCGCGATCTCAGGTTCGAACAGGGCCGGCTGGTCAAGTCGGAGGTGTACGAAGCGGTCTTTCCGTTCTCGGCCCGGTTCCGTGCTGTCGGAAGAGGCATGGGCCACGCCATGGAGTGGCGTTCCCTCATGGACGAGTGGCCTTCCCAGGTGTACTGACCGGGCTTTCGACGGGGTCGAACGTGGTCGCCGACCGTCAGGGAGTCGGTCGGCGACCACGATCATCGGCTCAGCGCGCTTGCCGAGCGTGGTTGCTCATCGCGACGGACCGAGCTTCACATCCGTCTGGTCGATGACTCCGCCGTCCATCGATTCCGGCAGCATCGCGCGCACCGTGGCGATGGCCGCCGCCTTCGTCGTCGCATTTCCGTGCCACCCCGAGATGTCCGTCCCGGCCGGCGCCTTCGAGGCGATGTAGGCCGCGTACACCCCGAACCACTGCGCGTCGGTGTACGGCGACCAGCCGTGCGGCTTCTCGCGGCCGTAGGTGAACGTCGCGTCGGCCGGCGGCGAGGTCTGCGCGTCGAGGTTCTTCTGCAGCAGTTCCACCGCGTCGTTCAGGAAGTACGTGTCCATGTCGCCGACGTACATGTGGATCTCGCCTTGCAGCTGCGGTCCCAGTGCCGGCCACTGCGCCGCCAGCTTCGCGTCCAGGTCCTTCGGCTTCCACTGCGCGGCCACGGTGTGGTCGATCGCGCCGGTGCGCTTGTCCCACACCAGGGCCGGGTAGCCGTCCTTGCCCTGCGGGCCGTAGACCGCCTCCCAGATCGCCCAGGCGCCGCCGCTTCGGTCGTGGTCGCCCAGGGCCAGCTCCCAGAGGTTCTCCTGGGCCATGTCGTAGACGGTGTCGCCGGTGGTGGTGCGGTCGTCGGGGCGCTGGGTCGGGTAGTCGAACTGGCGCAGGGTGTTGTAGGCGTTGGCGTCGTCGTAGACGTCGACGATCTGGTGGCGGTGGAAGTCCACCGGGTCGGGGTAGCCGGCGAAGGTGCCGCCGAAGACGTCGGGGTTGAACACCAGCGAGGCCAGCGCCTCCCAGCCGCCTGTCGAGCCGCCGGAGGTGACGCGGGCCCAGGGCGCGGCGATCGTGCGGAACCGGGCGTCCAGCGCCGGGATCAGCTCCTTGGTGGTGGCGGTGCCGTAGGGGCCGACGTTGGGGGAGTCGACGATGTAGGAGGAGTCGTAGAAGGGGTTCTCCTCGCGCACCTCGATGCTGATGAACTTCGGTGAGCCCGGGTTCAACCAGTACTGGGAGAAGGCGTTGCTGCCGTCCTCCTTGAAGCCGTGCGGCGCGTTCTCGGTGTAGTGCGCGAAGTGGTACTCCACCGGGTAGCGGACGTTCGCGTTCTTCGGATCGTCGTAGCCCTGCGGCAGCAGCACGTTGGCGCCGACGTAGATCGGCGTGCCCCAGAACTTCGTCAGGGCCGGGCTCAGGATCTTGATGTGCTTCACGTGCTGGCTGTCGGCCGGGTTGCCCTGCTGGCAGGTGCCGCCGGCGGGGATCGGGTCGGCCGGGGTGATGACGTGGTCCAGCGTCAGCTTCAGCGGCTTGTTCTCATTGCCGGTGATGGTGATCCACTGCGGTGTGCTGTACATGTTCCGCGGCGAGTCGAACATGTTCTGTCCGTCGCCGCAGGGCATGTGCATCTGGACGGTCGAGCCGTCGCCGCGGTGGAAGGTGTCGTAGACGGTGAAGAACGCCTGGACGTAGTACCGGCCCGGCGGCAGCTGGTCGAGCGTGGCCATCGGGTAGCCGTACGTCGAGGCGCCGGAGTCCAGGGTCACCGCGCGCCCGGGCTTGAGCCCCTCGACGTCCCGGCCCCAGAACGGCGCGCCGTTGACGATGTCGATCTGGTCCCGCGGATCGGAGTTCGCGGTGGTGGACACGATCACGAAAGCCCGGCCGTCGGCCGGCGCGGCCCGGGTGGCGGCGGGGAAGGAGACGTCGAACTTCAGCTCGTGCCGCGGCCGGGCGGCGGCAGCGGTGGCGCCGACCAGGGCCAGCACCAGAGCCAGCAGGATGGCGGGACGTTTTCTCAGGGACGGCCGACCAGACATGCGGCACCTCCGGGGCACGCTGTCGGGGGGAACGGGACGCAGCGATCCTTACCCGGTGCGCAACTGTCAGAATCCTGATAGGAGCTTTACGGTGCCCGACGATCCGGTGTCCGCCCCACACCCGTCGGCGCGTCCCCGTCGGCCGCGGCCTCCACCGCCGCACGCTCGATGCCCCAGGCCAACTCCTCGATCGTCTCCGGCGCGACGGTGTGCGTGTCGAAGTGCAGCGCCACGGCCAGCGCGCCTCCGGCGTCGTCGATCGTCACCGACAGCGGCTCGGTGGGTTCCGGGCCCCGGTGCGTCCAGGTGAACGCGCTCGCGTAGTCGGCGCCCGGTCCGACGCCTGATCCGGTGCCTGATCCGGTGCCGTGCCGGTCGTTGAAGAACAGCGCCACCGCCGGGCAGCGGCCGTGGTCGGCGGCGTAGTGGCCGATCAGCGTCTCCAGCGCCCGCGGATCGAAGTAGGCGTTCTTCATCGCGGCCATCGTGGCGCCGCGAGCGCGGTCCACGGCCTCGTCGAACGTCGCGCCGCCGAGTTCCAGCACCAGCAGCCCACTCTGCGCCACGAAGCACACGGCGCCGCCCAACGCCGGCCGGAACCGGTTGCCGACCCGGGGGCGCATCAGCACCCGGTCGGTGCCGGCCAGCCGGGCGAACGCGGTCGCGGTGACGGCGGTGAGCACGGCGGAGTCGTCCACCGCGCACCGCGCCGCGACCGCCGCCACCGCCGAGGCCAACGCGGGGGAGACCAGCTGCCCGCACCAGTGCCGCGGGCGGCGCGGTCCGGGACGCAGTGCCGGGGCCGGGCCGGCCGCCAGCCGGTCCAGGGCCTCGGCGAAGTACCGCAGAGCCCTGTCGCTGTGCCGCAGCCCGGCCTGCGAGGACTGCCAAGCCGCCTGCTCCAGCGGCTGCATGCCGTCCGGTTCGGCGGATTCGCGCACAGCCACCTCGCGGACCATCACCGCCGCGCCTCCGGCATCGAGCGCGAGGTGGTGCATGAGGACGACCAGATGTGTGCAGGTGCCGCCCGCCCGCACGACCGCCATCCGCACCGGCCATTCGGTCCGCAGGTCGTAGGGGCGGCGGCGGTAGACGGCCTCGACGCGTTCGGCCAGTGCCTCAGGATCCTGATTCGTCGCGGTATCGAAGACTTCCAGAAACGTCTCGCCCGACGGCGCCACCTCCTGGCACACGCCGTGCTCGTCGACGGCGAGCCGGGTGCGCATCGATTGGTAGCGGCCGTGCAGATAGGCCAACTCCGCGGCGACGTCCTCCAGCGAAGTCCCCGGAGCCAAAGGCCGCCGCCCGCCCAGCGGCAACCAGTTGCGCTGACGCAGCATGGTCGCCCAGATATCCCGCTGGCCCCAGGTCAGCCCGGCCCGCCCGGACCCCGCTCCGGCGAATGCCACGCGCAGCCGACGCACCGGCCGCGGCTCGGCCCGGTCCGCGACCCCGCTGCCCAGGCCCGGCAGCCAGGTGCCGGCCAGGAAGTCCGCGTGCCGCCGCCGCGTGGCGACGACGTCGACGGCCCCGCCGGCGTCCTGGACCAGCCACTGCTCGCCGGTCGGCTCCTGCGCCACGTCGATGCCGTCGCGCGCTTGGTTCCCCGCGAGATCGACGGTCCTGCCGGCGTCCCGGTCCAGCCACTGCTCGCCGGTCGGCTCGTGTGCCTCGCCGATGCCGCCGCGCACCTGGCCCCCCGCGAGTCAATGCCGCGCCGCCGCGGCGGCCCGGACCGCTGTCCCGATTCAGCCGGAGGGCCAGAATAGGGATGGGAGGGTCCTGCGATCCACCGGCATCGGCCTGCGGGATCGGCCGGACCCCGCCAGGTCCGGCCGATGACCCTCAGCGCCGCCGCGCGTCCTCCAGATCCGCCGGCGCGCCGAGCGCGATCGGGGTCCCGATCCTCTCGATGACCTCCCAGTCGAAGTGCATCGGCACCAGCCGGGCGGCGTACCACTCCTGGCTCTGCTCCGGCACCACCCAGCCGCTGTTCTCCCAGTCGCCCAGGTCGAAGGCGTAGCGTGCGACCGAGCCGGAGGTGGCCGCCGTGGTCTCGATTCCGTGCAGGCCCGCGGCGCGTACCGTCTCGTTGTCGCCGGGCAGCGGACGGCCCGCGACGGCCGGGACGCCCGGCAGCAGCGCGGTGAACCGGCACTGGTGCAGGCGGCCCCAGGTCCAGTCCTCAATGTCCGGCCCGATCTCCTCGTCCAGGCGCTCCGCGGTGCGGTCCAGGGCCTGTCCGACCGCGTCGGACCACGGGCCGAAGATGGCCTCGTCGCCGGTGCGGGCACCGGCCAGCAGGGCCTGGAAGGACAGCCACAGGGTGCCGGTGCGCTGCTGGTGTGTCAGGAGGCTGGCATGCGAGGCGCTCGAGTCCGGCAGCGGTACGGTCGAGAGCAGTTCGCGGCGGGCCTCGGTGTACACCGTGGCGGCGATCGAGCCCAGGCCCATGGTGCCGTCCCAGGCGCGCAGGAGCTCCAGGAGCTGCGACCGGCGGCTG
Above is a genomic segment from Catenulispora sp. MAP5-51 containing:
- a CDS encoding alpha-amylase family glycosyl hydrolase, which codes for MHRRRRLLFAGTAVSLAAATAVTVAATPSQATPMRSATAATTTVNTASAATAALSSTPVSTGDMTSDVIYQLLTDRFYDGDTSNDNPSSSPNLNDSSHNNWQEYWGGDFAGVTAKMQYLSDLGVGAIWISPPVQNVNVPVPDSTTGATTAGYHGYWGMDFYTPEPHFGQWADFDAMVAAAHAKGIKVIMDWAVNDTNPEDTSNPNYGAGGALKQNGTTLSTYDNDPNGYFHHNGGVADYNNLYDVEYQNLFNLADLAQENPAVTNYVQGAVDTWLGHGVDGIRMDAVKHMPGGWLKGYVDHIENSHSVFMYGEWADPSTAALWPNEVKFANTDGQSLENFDLNTAERDVFADNANMSELDSELSRQQSSINWSNDLVDFVDSQDENRFLSINNNTTLLDQATVVNMTVPGIPSVYYGDENYLHNDTTNSFGQVGGDPYNRPMVSSFAENSRNFGITQKLAALRKSNPALRYGSSTQRWINNDVYVYERKFYNDTVLVAVNKSTSATYPLTSLNTALPAGSYNDVLGGALGGGTLTVTAGTGGNNPTGAYTLNPGQAAVWSYTAPAGSTPQVGNIGPTIGHSGDVVAVTGTDFGTTAGTATVGGVAATVKYWSNTEVDLAIPSGAAAGLDQVVLTSSGSVAGNGISYHVESGTQVPVTFTVTGTSTSPGDEIYLAGDDDELGNWSTDTSVAIGPLLDPNYPTWFSLASVPAGANIQFKFFIKHTDGTVTWEGGSNHTYTVPSSGTGNVTVAW
- a CDS encoding ABC transporter permease subunit, with the translated sequence MTAAPYERAARLSWPRVVFVGLVAAFAVLTIPTLVDKHSWTGVAISVAVTAILAYVYLTPKRIAARFLVPGTILLLAFQVYPVAYTITTAFTNYGDGHRLSQSQAVAQIEADSVLEQPGAQRYELSVATKTTDTSGAFVFFLTDPNGKVERGDASGLTPVPDSQVTKDQFTGKVTTAAGWHILTGIQVNGLGQRLSTFAVPTSGGFIKSVGLSEAYIGQFTMKYDAAAHTMTDTRTSTVYKASGGEFKAADGSGKTLPIGWKVGVGFKNFTSVLTDAAIRGPFLRVLIWTIAFAVLSVLTTFALGLLLAVVMDHPRMRGRKLYSSLLLLPYAMPAFITTLVWSSMYNKDFGLLNKLFGTHIDWLGSPWAARGSVLLTNLWLGFPYMFLVCAGLLQAVPQELKEVARVDGASAVRVFRSVTMPTVLIGAMPLLIASFGYNFNNFNLIRLLTDGGPYPSGSSTAGDTDILISYTYRLAFGGQGAQYGLASAISFLIFVLVGLITYGGFRQTRQLEEVYAR
- a CDS encoding LacI family DNA-binding transcriptional regulator encodes the protein MSSRLDDIARQAGVSKATVSRVLNERPGVSPQLRKAVLTALDVLGYERPSRLRPRSAGLVGLLLPELESPIYPLCAQVIETNLSRQGFTPVLCSQTPEGAGEDEYVGMLLDRGVSGVIFVSGMHADSGQDHSRYRDLVAQRLPLVFVNGFIPNLEAPFISCDDRAAGELAVAHLAELGHRRIGLLLSSDRHIPARRQLSGYRTAMETGFGAGGYDPDLVDISFPGVEGGYAGASRLLQRNVTAIVCGSDMMALGAIRALRQHHKRVPEDVSVIGYDDSVLMGYTDPPLTTVRQPVLSMGVAAARTLIDQIRGVTIRKTESLFFPELVVRASTGPLAET
- a CDS encoding sugar ABC transporter permease; its protein translation is MREHLWWRHLIGLAALVFALVPILFLISAALNPIGTLSTTSLLPSGASFSNFSKLFHDPNSPYVRWYVNTLVICGVSAVLNVLIGVSGAYAFSRLRFRGRRPGLTGIMLVQMFPNFISLTALYLTFISIGGVLPAFGLNTSLGLILVYLGGAMGVNTWLLKGYLDTIPKELDESARIDGATETQVFFKVVLPLARPMLVVVGLFSFVSFLNEILLAGVFLTDTTHKTLAVGLYGLVSGNHNTDYGEFAAGSLLAGIPVVLIYLYLQKYLVKGLTAGAVKG
- a CDS encoding extracellular solute-binding protein, whose product is MTTAAVAVVAAALSLTGCSSSASKSASSSSSTPTASSASSSSSSAAAAPSSSSSAPPVRDPNTDLVIWTDAQRAPVLQQFAQSFAAANGISVSVQPVATDLQSAYVTATAAGKGPDIVVGATDWIGNLVQNGAIAPLPLTAGQKGSFEATALNAVTYNGQVYGVPYATENLALITNTGEAAANPATFEDMVANGQAAVKAGKASEALAMQIGQQGDPYTAQPLMGSAGGSIFGTKADGSYDPAQVGVDGTGAKAFAAQLAKYGEKGQNVFKRSIDANNAVSLFTSGKSPYLISGPWALEQVRKAGLKYAISPVPGFAGMGPSQPFVGVQAFYVSAKAKNTAIAQEFTLNYLTKKDVEEALYKVDPRAPALTEAYNDVSKTDPDIAAFQAAAAHGVVLPQIPAMSAVWGPLGIAEAAIVGGADPNTSMTNAATQIKAAIAKG